The Zeimonas sediminis genome window below encodes:
- a CDS encoding efflux RND transporter periplasmic adaptor subunit, whose amino-acid sequence MTASPTERRPRTGWRFWLILAALSAAAVAASLLYDEADLRALRDMIGQRDKASPPSARTAAGKPPASAAPVTVETARVRVEPLVESIRAVGSLLPDEAVTVTSEIAGRVEKIAFREGQRVAAGDLLVQLDASVLKAELARSRSELTLARANNERFAKLAREGMASPRSRDEALAALQAAEAGIALAEARLAKTTIRAPLSGVVGLRTISAGAYLEPGDPIVALADTDPVKLDFRVPELALPALRNGQQVNVTIDALPDRRFEGTVYAIDPIVEVGGRAIRMRARIPNPKGELAPGLFARVEIVVSRRERAILIPDSAVFAKGDRRYVYRVVDGEARLTAIELGVRRPGRVEVLAGLAEGDTVVSAGHQRLRDQAPVELAAPRPGA is encoded by the coding sequence ATGACAGCTTCTCCGACCGAGCGCCGACCGCGCACCGGGTGGCGCTTCTGGCTGATCCTCGCGGCACTGTCGGCCGCGGCCGTCGCGGCGTCTCTGCTCTACGACGAAGCGGATCTGCGCGCGCTGCGCGACATGATCGGGCAGCGCGACAAGGCCTCGCCGCCTTCCGCGCGCACCGCTGCCGGCAAGCCGCCGGCGTCGGCCGCGCCCGTCACCGTCGAGACCGCCCGTGTGCGGGTCGAGCCGCTGGTCGAGTCGATCCGCGCGGTCGGCAGCCTGCTGCCCGACGAGGCGGTCACCGTCACGTCCGAGATCGCGGGCCGCGTCGAGAAGATCGCCTTCCGCGAGGGACAACGGGTCGCCGCCGGCGACCTGCTGGTGCAGCTCGACGCGTCGGTCCTGAAGGCCGAGCTGGCGCGCAGCCGCTCGGAGCTGACGCTCGCCCGCGCCAACAACGAGCGCTTCGCGAAGCTGGCCCGCGAGGGGATGGCATCGCCTCGCTCTCGCGACGAGGCGCTGGCCGCGCTGCAGGCGGCCGAGGCGGGCATCGCGCTGGCCGAGGCGAGGCTCGCGAAGACGACGATCCGCGCCCCGCTGTCGGGCGTCGTCGGCCTGCGAACGATCAGCGCCGGCGCCTACCTGGAACCCGGCGACCCGATCGTCGCACTGGCCGACACCGATCCGGTGAAGCTCGACTTCCGCGTGCCCGAGCTCGCGCTGCCGGCGCTGCGCAACGGCCAGCAGGTGAACGTGACGATCGACGCCCTGCCCGACCGGCGCTTCGAGGGCACGGTCTACGCGATCGATCCGATCGTCGAGGTCGGCGGCCGCGCGATCCGGATGCGCGCGCGAATCCCGAACCCGAAGGGCGAGCTCGCGCCTGGCCTGTTCGCTCGCGTGGAGATCGTCGTGAGCCGGCGCGAGCGAGCGATCCTGATCCCCGACTCGGCGGTCTTCGCGAAGGGCGACAGGCGCTACGTGTACCGGGTCGTCGACGGCGAGGCCCGGCTCACCGCGATCGAGCTCGGCGTTCGCAGGCCGGGCCGCGTCGAGGTGCTGGCAGGCCTGGCCGAAGGCGACACGGTGGTCAGCGCCGGCCACCAGCGCCTGCGCGACCAGGCGCCGGTCGAACTCGCCGCGCCCCGGCCCGGAGCCTGA
- a CDS encoding efflux RND transporter permease subunit gives MSPFEFFIRRRVFSTVLSLVIVLVGLVSYTRLTVREYPNIDQPIVSVRTNYLGASAEIIETQVSQVLEGSIAGIEGIEALTSSSEAELSRITVRFRLGTDPDVAASDVRDRVSRVRGRLPDEIEEPVIAKVEADAQAIIFVALTSDRAPTVEISDYADRYVRDRLQTLPGVAEVRIFGERRYSMRIWLDRARLAAYELTVQDIEDALRQQNAEVPSGRIEGPDTEFTVLSRTGLVRPEQFREIVVKDAGGFAVRLGDVARVELGPQDERRITRYNGRQAVVLGIVKQATANPLDISNEMRAVLPQLERDLPAGMSIAIAYDSSVFIDRSIEAVYTTIAEAVVLVVLVIFLFLRTARATIVPLVTIPVSLIGAFALMEVLGFSINTLTLLSMVLAIGLVVDDAIVVLENIHRHVEQGMKPMRAAITGIREISGAVVAMTLTLAAVYAPVAFAPGRTGGLFAEFALTLAGAVVVSGFVALTLSPMMCSRLLREHETHGRFYNALERVLVGMTAAYRRTLAASLRMRPAVALVALLAAGASGLLFSSLKSELAPLEDRGVIFTAGNAPEGSTIDFTSRYIGQLERLLDGIPEVANSFVIVGSRAVTELISFSRLIPWEDRERTQMEIVESIRGDLSRIAGVRTSANNPGSFGQSARNRPIEFVIQTSESYEKLDEYVSLVLAEAAAWPGLVNVDSDLRLNKPQVQVNVDRERVADTGASVLAVGRTLETLLGGRQVTRFNQNGEQYDVIVQVAPDERLTPGAIEDIYVRSRSGSMIQLSNLVRLEEAVAPKELNRFNQFRSATITANLAPGYSLGEGLAFLERTVERVLPPTVRYDYSGQSREFREAGSSLMFVFVLALVFIYLVLAAQFESFVDPLIILLTVPLSMAGALAALHLTGGTLNIYSQIGLITLIGLISKHGILIVQFANALQDAGRGKLEAVIEAAVLRLRPILMTTGAMVAGAIPLAIAHGAGAASRQEIGWVIVGGMSLGTVLTLFVVPAAYTLLARDRARDAARTGERPPAGAVAR, from the coding sequence TTGAGCCCGTTCGAGTTCTTCATCCGACGGCGCGTCTTCTCGACGGTGCTCAGCCTGGTGATCGTGCTGGTCGGGCTGGTGTCCTACACCCGGCTGACCGTGCGCGAGTACCCGAACATCGACCAGCCGATCGTGTCGGTGCGCACGAACTACCTGGGCGCCAGCGCCGAGATCATCGAGACCCAGGTCTCGCAGGTGCTCGAGGGCTCGATCGCCGGCATCGAGGGCATCGAGGCGCTGACCTCGAGCAGCGAGGCCGAGCTGAGCCGCATCACGGTCCGCTTCCGGCTGGGCACCGACCCCGACGTCGCCGCCAGCGACGTGCGCGACCGCGTGTCGCGGGTGCGCGGCCGCCTGCCCGACGAGATCGAGGAGCCGGTCATCGCGAAAGTCGAGGCCGACGCGCAGGCGATCATCTTCGTCGCGCTGACCAGCGATCGCGCGCCGACGGTCGAGATCTCCGACTACGCCGACCGCTACGTGCGCGACCGGCTCCAGACGCTGCCGGGCGTGGCCGAGGTTCGCATCTTCGGAGAGCGGCGCTACTCGATGCGGATCTGGCTCGACCGCGCACGGCTGGCCGCCTACGAACTGACCGTGCAGGACATCGAGGACGCCCTGCGCCAGCAGAATGCCGAGGTGCCGTCGGGCCGCATCGAGGGCCCCGACACCGAGTTCACCGTGCTGTCGCGCACCGGGCTGGTCCGGCCCGAACAGTTTCGCGAGATCGTCGTCAAGGACGCCGGCGGCTTCGCGGTGCGGCTGGGAGACGTCGCGCGGGTCGAGCTCGGCCCGCAGGACGAGCGCCGGATCACCCGCTACAACGGCAGGCAGGCGGTGGTCCTGGGCATCGTCAAGCAGGCGACCGCGAACCCGCTCGACATCTCCAACGAGATGCGCGCGGTGCTGCCGCAGCTCGAGCGCGACCTGCCGGCGGGCATGAGCATCGCGATCGCCTACGACAGTTCGGTGTTCATCGACCGCTCGATCGAGGCGGTGTACACCACGATCGCCGAGGCGGTCGTGCTGGTCGTGCTCGTGATCTTCCTGTTCCTTCGCACCGCGCGCGCGACGATCGTGCCGCTGGTCACCATCCCGGTCTCGCTGATCGGCGCGTTCGCGCTGATGGAGGTGCTCGGCTTCTCGATCAACACGCTTACGCTGCTGTCCATGGTGCTGGCGATCGGCCTGGTGGTCGACGACGCGATCGTCGTGCTCGAGAACATCCATCGCCACGTCGAGCAGGGCATGAAGCCGATGAGGGCGGCGATCACTGGCATCAGGGAGATCTCCGGCGCGGTCGTCGCGATGACGCTCACGCTGGCCGCGGTCTACGCGCCGGTGGCCTTCGCGCCGGGCCGCACCGGCGGGCTGTTCGCCGAGTTCGCGCTCACGCTCGCGGGCGCCGTCGTCGTGTCCGGCTTCGTCGCGCTGACGCTGTCTCCGATGATGTGCTCGCGCCTGCTGCGCGAGCACGAGACGCACGGCCGCTTCTACAACGCGCTGGAGCGGGTGCTGGTGGGCATGACCGCCGCGTACCGCAGGACGCTCGCGGCGAGCCTGCGGATGCGGCCGGCCGTCGCGCTGGTCGCGCTGCTCGCGGCGGGCGCGAGCGGACTGCTGTTCTCGAGCCTGAAGTCCGAGCTCGCGCCGCTGGAGGACCGCGGCGTGATCTTCACGGCGGGCAACGCCCCGGAGGGCTCGACCATCGACTTCACCAGCCGTTACATCGGCCAGCTCGAGCGCCTGCTCGACGGGATTCCCGAGGTCGCGAACTCCTTCGTCATCGTCGGCTCGCGCGCGGTGACCGAGCTGATCTCGTTCTCCAGGCTGATCCCGTGGGAGGACCGCGAGCGCACGCAGATGGAGATCGTCGAGTCGATCCGCGGCGACCTGTCGCGGATCGCCGGCGTGCGGACCTCGGCGAACAACCCCGGCTCCTTCGGCCAGAGCGCGCGAAACCGTCCGATCGAGTTCGTGATCCAGACCTCCGAGAGCTACGAGAAGCTCGACGAATACGTGTCGCTGGTGCTGGCCGAAGCCGCTGCCTGGCCGGGCCTGGTCAACGTCGACAGCGACCTGCGGCTGAACAAGCCGCAGGTCCAGGTCAACGTCGACCGGGAGCGGGTCGCGGACACCGGCGCGAGCGTGCTGGCCGTCGGCCGCACGCTGGAGACGCTGCTCGGCGGCCGCCAGGTCACCCGCTTCAACCAGAACGGCGAGCAGTACGACGTGATCGTGCAGGTGGCGCCGGACGAGCGCCTGACGCCCGGCGCGATCGAGGACATCTACGTGCGCAGCCGCAGCGGCTCGATGATCCAGCTGTCGAACCTGGTCCGCCTCGAGGAGGCGGTCGCGCCCAAGGAGCTCAACCGCTTCAACCAGTTCCGCTCGGCGACGATCACCGCCAACCTGGCGCCCGGCTACTCGCTGGGCGAGGGGCTGGCGTTCCTCGAGCGCACGGTGGAGCGGGTCCTGCCGCCCACGGTGCGCTACGACTACTCGGGGCAGTCGCGCGAGTTCCGCGAGGCCGGCAGCAGCCTGATGTTCGTGTTCGTTCTGGCCCTGGTCTTCATCTACCTGGTGCTGGCCGCGCAGTTCGAGAGCTTCGTCGACCCGCTGATCATCCTGCTGACCGTGCCGCTGTCGATGGCGGGCGCGCTGGCCGCGCTTCACCTGACCGGCGGCACGCTGAACATCTACAGCCAGATCGGACTGATCACGCTGATCGGGCTGATCAGCAAGCACGGCATCCTGATCGTCCAGTTCGCGAACGCGCTGCAGGACGCGGGCCGCGGCAAGCTCGAAGCCGTGATCGAGGCCGCGGTGCTGCGGCTGCGGCCGATCCTGATGACCACCGGCGCCATGGTCGCCGGCGCCATCCCACTGGCGATCGCGCACGGCGCCGGGGCCGCGAGCCGCCAGGAGATCGGCTGGGTCATCGTCGGCGGCATGAGCCTGGGCACGGTGCTGACGCTGTTCGTCGTGCCGGCCGCGTACACGCTGCTCGCGCGCGATCGCGCGCGCGACGCCGCACGCACGGGCGAGCGCCCGCCTGCCGGCGCCGTCGCACGATGA
- a CDS encoding NUDIX hydrolase, producing MKPLSPPTDRTVTMPPEIRFETALRRQIAARLASFPLLAPASPAAGHPHPPRRAAVAVAIVEEGHGAELPGVPSPPLWSRRAALLLTRRSMRLRSHAGQWALPGGRVDEGESAEQAALRELQEEVGLVLGEETILGRLDDYVTRSGYAITPVVVWAGEARRLALNPDEVASIHRIPVAEFMREDAPLLDEVEGGGHPVLRMPVGDNWIAAPTAAVLYQFREVCIAGRETRVAHFDQPAFAWR from the coding sequence ATGAAGCCGCTCTCGCCGCCGACCGACCGCACCGTCACGATGCCGCCCGAGATCCGCTTCGAAACCGCGCTGCGCCGGCAGATCGCCGCGCGGCTCGCGTCGTTCCCGCTGCTCGCGCCGGCCTCGCCGGCGGCCGGCCATCCGCACCCGCCTCGCCGCGCGGCGGTCGCCGTCGCGATCGTCGAGGAGGGCCACGGCGCCGAGCTGCCCGGCGTGCCGTCGCCCCCGCTCTGGAGCCGGCGCGCCGCGCTGCTGCTCACCCGGCGCTCGATGCGGCTGCGCAGCCATGCAGGCCAGTGGGCGCTGCCCGGCGGGCGGGTCGACGAAGGCGAGAGCGCGGAGCAGGCAGCGCTGCGGGAGCTTCAGGAGGAGGTCGGGCTCGTGCTCGGCGAGGAGACCATCCTCGGTCGGCTGGACGACTACGTGACGCGCTCGGGCTACGCGATCACCCCGGTCGTGGTGTGGGCCGGCGAGGCGCGGCGGCTGGCACTCAATCCGGACGAGGTCGCGAGCATCCACCGCATACCGGTCGCGGAGTTCATGCGCGAAGATGCCCCGCTGCTGGACGAGGTCGAAGGCGGCGGGCACCCGGTGCTGCGGATGCCGGTAGGCGACAACTGGATCGCAGCGCCGACCGCGGCGGTGCTGTACCAGTTCCGGGAGGTCTGCATCGCAGGCCGCGAGACCCGCGTCGCGCACTTCGACCAGCCGGCCTTCGCCTGGCGGTGA
- a CDS encoding amidase has product MTQIAEAAAAIAAGTVTAESLLEQARERAQRAADLNPIAHVDWDAALADARERDAQARAGGPLGPLHGIPVSIKDLFNVRGMPTRGGTRAPLHELSDREASLVTRLRDAGAVIFAKTNMHEIALGATGENRWTGDVKNPFDPARQAGGSSSGAGVCAATGIGLAGIGSDTGGSVRIPAAFCGVTGFKPTFGAIPLDGALYLSWTCDHAGPLARSVDDCARLFEVMSQRRSSHGTVARAPRLAVPAAWLRGRLQAAVREHFERACATLRGAGAEIVEVATPLLPTATDCYTPIVRAEAAWVHRRALEAGGEGFSDLVLPPLEAGRKLAALDYIDSMKQRDRIRAELDAILAGFDAMLLPSSAALPPLRGQAEVDVEGGRITVREAVLGQTLPFSMCGLPALTLPAGLVADAYGAGTPALPAGLQLVGRFDGDASLLALGRWVEGLVGDAPAPAGF; this is encoded by the coding sequence ATGACCCAGATCGCCGAAGCCGCCGCCGCCATCGCTGCGGGCACCGTCACCGCCGAGTCGCTGCTGGAGCAGGCCCGCGAGCGCGCGCAGCGCGCGGCCGACCTGAACCCGATCGCGCACGTCGACTGGGACGCGGCGCTGGCCGACGCCCGCGAGCGCGACGCGCAGGCCCGGGCCGGCGGGCCGCTGGGCCCCTTGCACGGCATCCCGGTCTCGATCAAGGACCTGTTCAACGTGCGCGGCATGCCCACCAGGGGGGGCACCCGCGCCCCGCTGCACGAGCTGTCGGATCGCGAGGCCAGCCTCGTGACGCGCCTTCGCGACGCCGGGGCGGTGATCTTCGCCAAGACCAACATGCACGAGATCGCGCTCGGCGCGACCGGCGAGAACCGCTGGACCGGCGATGTGAAGAATCCGTTCGACCCGGCGCGCCAGGCCGGCGGCTCGTCGAGCGGGGCCGGCGTCTGCGCGGCCACCGGCATCGGCCTGGCCGGCATCGGCAGCGATACCGGCGGCTCGGTCCGGATTCCGGCGGCGTTCTGCGGCGTGACCGGCTTCAAGCCGACCTTCGGCGCGATCCCGCTCGACGGCGCGCTCTACCTGTCCTGGACCTGCGACCACGCCGGGCCGCTCGCGCGCTCGGTCGACGACTGCGCGCGGCTCTTCGAGGTCATGTCGCAGCGGCGCAGCTCGCACGGCACGGTCGCCCGCGCGCCTCGGCTGGCGGTCCCCGCAGCGTGGCTGCGCGGCCGCCTGCAGGCGGCGGTGCGCGAGCACTTCGAGCGCGCCTGCGCGACGCTGCGCGGCGCCGGCGCCGAGATCGTCGAGGTGGCCACGCCGCTCTTGCCCACCGCCACCGACTGCTACACGCCGATCGTCCGGGCCGAGGCCGCCTGGGTGCACCGCCGCGCGCTCGAGGCAGGCGGCGAGGGCTTCTCCGACCTGGTGCTGCCGCCGCTCGAGGCCGGCCGCAAGCTCGCCGCGCTCGACTACATCGACTCGATGAAGCAGCGCGACCGGATCCGCGCCGAGCTCGACGCGATCCTGGCCGGTTTCGACGCGATGCTGCTGCCCAGCTCGGCGGCGCTGCCGCCGCTTCGTGGCCAGGCCGAGGTCGACGTCGAGGGCGGACGGATCACGGTCCGGGAGGCAGTGCTCGGCCAGACGCTGCCGTTCTCGATGTGCGGGCTGCCGGCGCTCACGCTGCCGGCCGGGCTGGTGGCCGACGCCTACGGAGCCGGCACGCCGGCGCTGCCTGCCGGGCTGCAGCTGGTCGGTCGCTTCGACGGCGACGCCTCGCTGCTGGCACTGGGCCGCTGGGTCGAGGGCCTGGTCGGCGACGCGCCGGCGCCCGCCGGCTTCTGA